In Carassius carassius chromosome 5, fCarCar2.1, whole genome shotgun sequence, one genomic interval encodes:
- the gda gene encoding guanine deaminase: MNRNDTTARIAHVFSGTLMHSTPRAAVEILHNCVLGVDDKGKIAFIENHRDVVSLSEKWGFETSDIKQLGQYEFLMPGMVDTHIHASQYSYTGTALDLPLLEWLNTYTFPVEAKYKDLDFANNVYTKVVRRTLKNGTTTACYFATIHTDASLVLGELADRFGQRALVGKVCMDCNSAVPQYKESPSECKEETDRFIKELLKKEYTNVKPVVTPRFAPSCSSSLLSELGEIAKNNKLHVQSHISENKEEVELVKTLFPGCRSYTDVYLKHNLLTERTVMAHGCHLTDEELELFRETGSAISHCPNSNISICSGMLNVRNVLNHKVKLGLGTDVAGGYSPSMLDAMRRTLDTSKALTIQDPQHKTLSFEEVFRLATLGGSEALSLDDQIGNFVVGKDFDALRVNICVPDGPIDLFPGEAPKVILEKFLNLGDDRNITEVYVAGRQVVPFPDK; encoded by the exons ATGAATCGGAACGACACAACCGCGCGCATTGCGCACGTCTTCAGTGGAACATTGATGCACTCCACACCACGAGCTGCGGTGGAAATACTGCACAACTGTGTCTTAGGAGTCGACGATAAGGGCAAG ATTGCATTTATTGAAAATCATCGAGATGTGGTCAGTCTTTCAGAAAAATGGGGCTTTGAAACTTCAGACATAAAACAACTTGGACAATA TGAGTTTCTTATGCCCGGAATGGTTGATACACACATCCATGCGTCTCAGTATAGCTATACTGGAACTGCCTTAGACCTGCCTCTGCTGGAGTGGCTCAACACTTACACTTTCCCTGTTGAAGCCAAGTATAAAGACTTGGATTTTGCCAATAATGTCTACACTAAAGTTGTG AGAAGAACATTAAAGAATGGCACCACTACTGCTTGTTATTTTGCCACAATACACACTGATGCCTCTCTTGTCCTCGGAGAGCTTGCAG ATAGGTTTGGACAAAGAGCTTTAGTGGGTAAAGTTTGCATGGACTGCAATTCTGCAGTTCCACAATACAAAGAGAGTCCAAGTGAATGTAAAGAGGAGACAGATCG TTTCATCAAAGAGCTTCTCAAAAAGGAG TACACGAATGTTAAGCCTGTGGTCACTCCTCGATTCGCTCCATCCTGTTCCTCTTCACTGCTCAGTGAATTAGGTGAGATCGCCAAAAACAACAAGCTTCATGTTCAG AGTCACATCAGTGAGAACAAAGAGGAAGTGGAGCTTGTGAAGACATTGTTCCCAGGCTGCAGATCCTACACTGATGTTTACCTCAAGCACAACCTGCTTACAGAAAGG ACTGTAATGGCCCATGGCTGTCACCTAACTGATGAAGAACTGGAGCTCTTTCGTGAAACGGGATCTGCAATCTCTCACTGTCCTAACAGTAACATTTC GATTTGCAGTGGGATGCTAAATGTGCGCAATGTCTTGAACCACAAAGTGAAATTGGGTTTGGGGACAG ATGTAGCAGGAGGCTACTCCCCATCCATGCTAGATGCTATGAGAAGAACCCTTGACACATCGAAAGCCCTGACCATCCAGGACCCTCAGCATAAGACTCTGAGCTTTGAGGAGGTTTTCAGATTGGCTACACTTGGAGGCAGCGAAG CCCTCTCATTGGATGATCAGATCGGAAACTTTGTGGTAGGCAAGGACTTTGATGCCCTGCGAGTGAATATTTGCGTTCCTGACGGACCGATCGATTTGTTTCCCGGTGAAGCCCCCAAG GTCATTTTGGAGAAGTTTTTAAACTTAG GTGATGATCGAAACATTACTGAAGTCTACGTGGCTGGAAGACAAGTGGTTCCATTTCCAGATAAATAA
- the c5h9orf85 gene encoding uncharacterized protein C9orf85 homolog, with the protein MSSQTENVSRSRGQKHQNVTAFKNDKYGASAQVKKAKSKVRDGLCQHCKDVLEWKVKYNKYNPLTQPRKCVKCLQKTVKDAYHIICKPCALKLELCAKCGKKEEFVIPLDKKEEEEVKDTSQPNKGKKQKKRDQEEDDDNGDFDDLGFSNDDYDSDS; encoded by the exons ATGAGTTCTCAAACAGAAAATGTTTCCCGATCGCGAGGCCAAAAACACCAGAATGTAACTGCATTCAAAAATGACAAGTATGGAGCCAGTGCACAAGTTAAG AAAGCCAAATCAAAGGTCCGTGATGGTCTGTGCCAGCACTGCAAAGATGTGCTAGAATGGAAAGTAAAGTACAACAAATACAACCCCCTTACACAGCCACGAAAATG TGTAAAGTGTCTTCAGAAAACCGTGAAGGATGCCTATCATATCATATGCAAGCCATGTGCACTAAAGCTGGAGCTTTGTGCAAAATGTGGGAAGAAGGAAGAGTTTGTCATTCC actTGACAAGAAGGAAGAAGAAGAGGTAAAGGATACCAGCCAGCCAAATAAAgggaagaaacagaaaaaaagagaccaggaggaggatgatgataaCGGAGATTTTGATGACCTGGGCTTCAGTAATGATGACTATGATAGTGATTCTTGA